The nucleotide sequence AGCCGACCTGATTCTGGTCAACACCTGTGCCTTCATCCAGCCGGCCGTCGAGGAATCTTTGTCCACCATCATGGACCTGTCCCAGGACCTCGTCGACCTTTCCCCGCGCCCTGTCCTGGCCGTGGTTGGGTGCCTGGTGGACCGCTACCGGCAGGAACTTCAGGCCGATCTGGCCGAGGCCGACATCCTTCTCCCCATTCGGAATTACGCTTCCTGGCCCCATGTCCTGAACCGGACCCTGGGCCGGACCCAAATCCAGCCTTTGCCGTCGGCTCGACTCCTCGAGCCCCCTCTGGGATCGGCCTACCTGAAGATCGCCGAAGGCTGCGACAATTCCTGCGCCTTCTGCACCATTCCCTCCATCCGCGGCCGCCTTCGCAGCCGAACCGTATCGAGCCTTGTGAACGAATCCCGCATGCTTCTCGACCAGGGAGCCCGGGAGATTGTCCTTGTGGCCCAGGACCTGACTGCCTACGGACGGGACCTCGGCCCCGACAACACCCTGCCTTGCCTCATCGATGGCCTCCAGTCCCTGCCGGGACTGGAATGGATCCGCCTCATGTACCTCTACCCCTCGGGACTTGACCGGGAACTGCTCGACTTTCTGGCCGGATGCGGCCCCACACTCCTGCCATACTTCGACATCCCCTTCCAGCACTCCCACCCGGATATCCTGAAAGGCATGGGACGCCCTTTCCGGACCGATCCCCGGGCCGTGG is from Deltaproteobacteria bacterium and encodes:
- the rimO gene encoding 30S ribosomal protein S12 methylthiotransferase RimO, whose translation is MIDNPLAVHVISLGCPKNRVDTEFLLGALGPIRLVPSPHEADLILVNTCAFIQPAVEESLSTIMDLSQDLVDLSPRPVLAVVGCLVDRYRQELQADLAEADILLPIRNYASWPHVLNRTLGRTQIQPLPSARLLEPPLGSAYLKIAEGCDNSCAFCTIPSIRGRLRSRTVSSLVNESRMLLDQGAREIVLVAQDLTAYGRDLGPDNTLPCLIDGLQSLPGLEWIRLMYLYPSGLDRELLDFLAGCGPTLLPYFDIPFQHSHPDILKGMGRPFRTDPRAVVERIRSRFPDAALRTTLITGYPGEKPSHFKDLLRFVEETKFHHVGVFPFWPEQGTRAAELPDQVGPRTKNRRRDEIMALQAEISASILAPLEGQIIEVLVDRIQGEWPGLHVGRTWFQAPEVDGVVYVSGPGVQPGTMIKAMVEEAQTYDLVALAGEG